The Candidatus Desulfofervidus auxilii DNA segment AGAGCGACATTTAGGGCAGTGCTTAAGATGGGTATTTAATTCTTCTGGCAACTCCTTTTTTTTCCCCCAATAATTACTCAAGCTCTCCCAAAATTCTTCACATTCCATGTTAATCCTCTCTCAACAATTGTTTTAAATTTCTCACACCAAAATAAAAATTGGTGCGGGCTGTTTCCGGTTTAAAATCGAGGATTTCACTAATTTCATTGAAACTAAGTCCCTGAAACACCCGTAAAATGATTACTTCCTTCTGTCTTGGAGGTAGTAAAGATAATGCCTTTTTTGTCTTTTCTTTTAAATCTCTTTTTATTACTTCTTCCTCAAAAGAAGTAGCTGGTTCCCTATCTGTTTCTAAGGATATAATTGACTTCTTATTCTTTAAATAATCCCTACAAAGATTTAAGATAATTTTAAAAAACCAGCTCCGAAAACGGTTTCTTTGTCTTAGAGAACTTAATCGTTTAAAGGCTTGAATAAAGGCTTTTTGAGTAATATCCTTTGCCTCCTCCCTATCATTTGCTATGGCCCTTGCTAAACAATAGGCTTGGGGTTGATAACGCTTCATCAATCTTTCAAATCCCTTCTCATTTCCTTTTAAAAATTCTGCTATCAATTCTTCATCTGTCATATCTGTTCTATAAATTAGACCATAATAATTATGAAAATGTTTAAAAGATTTTTATAAACATGACAATCACAAAAAGAGATTAGTCATTTATCTTTTTAAAAGACCGTTTATTGGTATAAATTGTCCGTTCAAATACTTGCAAAATTGTATATTTTATAATATTCATTATAATATTTTTTAAATCACAACAGGAGGAAAAAAATGGCAGAGGAAAGAATTTATGAGGAATTTGAGCACTATTTGACACCTCCCTCTTGGAAAGATCGCGTCTGGGAAATTGAAGAATACAAGGCTTTTTATGAAGAAACAATCAAAGACAAAGAAAACCTTGAGAAGTGGTGGGCAAAATGGGCAAATGAGCTTCCCTGGTTCAAGAAGTGGAATAAGGTTCTCGATGATAGCAATCCTCCATTTTATAGATGGTTTGTAGGAGGAGAAACAAATCTAGCTTATCTTTGTTTGGATCGCCATATTGAAGAGGGAAGAAAAAACCAATTGGCCTTGATTTGGGAAGGAGAACCATGGGATGAAATGATTAGAAGACCTAAAGAAATCAGAAAATTTACTTATTATGACCTTTATCGAAGGTCAAATCGTATTGCTTATGCCTTGAAGGAAAAATTGGGGGTAAAAAGGGGTGAGATTTTGACCTTTTATTTACCCATGATTCCTGAACTCCCACTTTACATGCTAGCTGTTCAAAGGTTAGGGGCCAAACATAGCATTGTTTACAGTGGATTCAGCGCCTTTGCCCTAGCTCAAAGGGCCATGGCTGCTGGTTCTCGCATAATTGTTACGGCAGATGCCCTATATAGAAATGGGAAAATAATACCTTTAAAGGAAATTGTGGATGAGGCCATAGAAATATGTGAAGAAAAGGGTCATAAGATAGAGCATGTAATTATGGTCAAAAGAACCAATAGAGCAGCTATACCCTGGATTAAAAAGAGAGATATTTGGCATCACGAGTTTATTAGATATATTTCTGAGAATGCAAGAATTGAACCAGTAAAGTTAGGTTCTGAAGATATGTCCTACATCCTTTACACATCTGGCACAACAGGCGCTCCTAAAGGTGCGCAACACAGTATTGGTGGATATGCAGTGGGGCTTTATACCACTATGAAACTCATATTCGATATAAAGGAAACAGATATTTACTGGTGTGCAGCGGACATAGGTTGGGTAACGGGGCATTCTTATATCGTGTATGGTCCCCTTATAACCGGTACCACAACGCTCATGTATGAAGGAGCACCAACTTATCCTGGGCCGGATAGATGGTGGAACATCATAGAAAGATATGGAGTAAATGTGTTTTATACCTCTCCTACCGCTATTAGAATGTTAATGAAATTCCCATTAGACTATGTGAAAAAACACGATTTATCTACGATAAGAATCTTCCATTCTGTAGGAGAGCCAATCAATCCAGAAGCATTCCGTTGGTATTATAAAAATATAGGTAAGGAAAACATTGTGGCCTCCAGCACCTGGTGGATGACCGAAACAGGCCAGATGTTAACAGGGCATTTTCCAGGCCTGGGAAAAATCTTTCCTTTAAAACCAGGCACAAATGGTTACCCTTTACCTGGTGTAAAGATGGAAGTATTGGATGAAGATGGGAATCCCTGTAAACCTGGAGAAAGAGGTTATTTTGTCATCACCAATCCCTGGCCAGGGATGTTTATGACATTATATCAAGATGACCAGAGATATATTGATGTATATTGGTCAAAGTTTTCTAAAGACAACAAATGGCGCTTTTATACAGGAGATTTTGCAGTTAAAGACCAAGATGGATATTTGTGGGTTTTAGGAAGGGCAGATGATGTGCTTAATATTGCCGGTCATCGTGTTGGCACTGCTGAAGTGGAATCAGCAATGGTCATGCACCCAGCGGTAGCTGAAGCAGCTTGTGTAGGTAAACCTCACGAAATTAAGGGAGAAGTAGCCTTTGTCTTCACTGTGCTTAAACAGGGATTTGTGCCCAGTGATGAGCTTGTAGGAGAACTGAGAAACCACTTAAGAAAGACCATTGGCCCTATAGTGGCATCAGATGCTACTATTCTCTTAGTAGATATGGTACCTAAAACCAGAAGTGGAAAAATCATGAGGAGATTGTTAAAAGCGGTGATCACTGGTCAAAAACTAGGAGACGTTACCACTTTAGAAGATGAAAGTGCTATTAAAGAGGCAGAAAAGGCCTATGAATACCTAAAAACAACCTTGGAGAGAGAAATGGCTTAATAAATTAAAGAGAAAAAGGCCACCTTAAAGGTGGCCTTTAGTATGCTTTAGCTAAGAAATCCTTAAATTTTTTTAAACTTCTTAAACAGTCTTCTAATAATATCTTTTCTTGATTAGAAAAAATACCAGGATCAAGCCACTCAGCTTCAAATTTAATCCTAAAATGATTTAAAAAATTATAAATTTCTTTAAATTCAGTTACTTTTTCTTCACTTAAAATTTTCTTTTCTCTCAAAACATCCAGACGGTCAAAGGTATTAGTTTCCCTTATCTCTTTTAAAAAGGATAAAAATCGCACCCCATGGACAACCATTTCTGAAATCTCTGTTAAATTC contains these protein-coding regions:
- the acs gene encoding acetate--CoA ligase → MAEERIYEEFEHYLTPPSWKDRVWEIEEYKAFYEETIKDKENLEKWWAKWANELPWFKKWNKVLDDSNPPFYRWFVGGETNLAYLCLDRHIEEGRKNQLALIWEGEPWDEMIRRPKEIRKFTYYDLYRRSNRIAYALKEKLGVKRGEILTFYLPMIPELPLYMLAVQRLGAKHSIVYSGFSAFALAQRAMAAGSRIIVTADALYRNGKIIPLKEIVDEAIEICEEKGHKIEHVIMVKRTNRAAIPWIKKRDIWHHEFIRYISENARIEPVKLGSEDMSYILYTSGTTGAPKGAQHSIGGYAVGLYTTMKLIFDIKETDIYWCAADIGWVTGHSYIVYGPLITGTTTLMYEGAPTYPGPDRWWNIIERYGVNVFYTSPTAIRMLMKFPLDYVKKHDLSTIRIFHSVGEPINPEAFRWYYKNIGKENIVASSTWWMTETGQMLTGHFPGLGKIFPLKPGTNGYPLPGVKMEVLDEDGNPCKPGERGYFVITNPWPGMFMTLYQDDQRYIDVYWSKFSKDNKWRFYTGDFAVKDQDGYLWVLGRADDVLNIAGHRVGTAEVESAMVMHPAVAEAACVGKPHEIKGEVAFVFTVLKQGFVPSDELVGELRNHLRKTIGPIVASDATILLVDMVPKTRSGKIMRRLLKAVITGQKLGDVTTLEDESAIKEAEKAYEYLKTTLEREMA
- a CDS encoding RNA polymerase sigma factor, translated to MTDEELIAEFLKGNEKGFERLMKRYQPQAYCLARAIANDREEAKDITQKAFIQAFKRLSSLRQRNRFRSWFFKIILNLCRDYLKNKKSIISLETDREPATSFEEEVIKRDLKEKTKKALSLLPPRQKEVIILRVFQGLSFNEISEILDFKPETARTNFYFGVRNLKQLLRED